The following proteins are co-located in the Phocoena phocoena chromosome 1, mPhoPho1.1, whole genome shotgun sequence genome:
- the TMEM183A gene encoding transmembrane protein 183A isoform X3: MARGPGPLTRPRPDTVAMPKRGKRLKFRAQDACSGRVKSLCGLEASQVPAVEAFSGAGEPCDIIDSSDEIDAQEESIHERTASRKKKSKRHKEDLDGAGGEEYPMDIWLLLASYIRPEDIVNFSLICKNAWTVTCTAAFWTRLYRRHYTLDASLPLRLRPESMEKLRCLRACVIRSLYHMYEPFAARISKNPAIPESTPSTLKNSKCLLFWCRKIVGNRQEPMWEFNFKFKKQSPRLKSKCMGGLQPPIQYEDVHTNPDQDCCLLQVTTLNFIFIPIVMGMIFTLFTINVSTDMRHHRVRLVFQDSPVHGGRKLRSEQGVQVILDPVHSIRLFDWWHPQYPFSLRA, encoded by the exons ATGGCCCGGGGTCCTGGCCCGCTAACCCGGCCTCGCCCCGACACAGTCGCCATGCCCAAGAGAGGAAAGCGACTCAAGTTCCGGGCCCAAGACGCCTGCTCTGGGCGAG taAAATCTCTTTGTGGCTTGGAAGCCTCCCAGGTTCCTGCAGTAGAAGCTTTCTCTGGGGCTGGTGAGCCCTGTGACATCATTGACAGCAGTGATGAGATTGATGCCCAGGAGGAAAGCATCCATGAAAGAACTGcctccagaaaaaagaaaagcaagaggcaCAAAG aagaTCTGGATGGGGCTGGAGGAGAAGAGTATCCCATGGATATTTGGCTCTTACTGGCCTCCTATATCCGTCCTGAGGACATTGTGAATTTTTCCCTGATTTGTAAGAATGCCTGGACTGTCACTTGCACTGCTGCCTTTTGGACCAGGTTGTACCGAAG GCACTACACGCTGGATGCCTCTCTGCCTTTGCGCCTGCGACCAGAGTCAATGGAGAAGCTGCGCTGTCTCCGGGCATGTGTGATCCGATCTCTGTACCATATGTATGAGCCATTTGCTGCTCGAATCTCCAAGAATCCAGCCATTCCAGAAAGCACTCCTAGCACATTAAAGAATTCCAAA TGCTTACTTTTCTGGTGCAGAAAGATTGTTGGGAACAGACAGGAGCCAATGTGGGAATTCAACTTCAAGTTCAAAAAGCAG TCCCCTAGATTAAAGAGCAAGTGTATGGGAGGATTGCAGCCTCCCATTCAGTATGAAGATGTTCATACCAACCCAGACCAGGACTGCTGCCTACTGCAGGTCACCACCCTCAATTTCATCTTTATTCCAATTGTCATGGGAATGATATTTACCCTG TTTACTATCAATGTGAGCACGGACATGCGGCATCATCGAGTGAGACTGGTGTTCCAAGATTCTCCTGTCCATGGAGGTCGGAAACTGCGCAGTGAACAGGGTGTGCAAGTCATCCTGGACCCAGTGCACAGCATTCGACTTTTTGACT
- the TMEM183A gene encoding transmembrane protein 183A isoform X4: protein MARGPGPLTRPRPDTVAMPKRGKRLKFRAQDACSGRVKSLCGLEASQVPAVEAFSGAGEPCDIIDSSDEIDAQEESIHERTASRKKKSKRHKDLDGAGGEEYPMDIWLLLASYIRPEDIVNFSLICKNAWTVTCTAAFWTRLYRRHYTLDASLPLRLRPESMEKLRCLRACVIRSLYHMYEPFAARISKNPAIPESTPSTLKNSKCLLFWCRKIVGNRQEPMWEFNFKFKKQSPRLKSKCMGGLQPPIQYEDVHTNPDQDCCLLQVTTLNFIFIPIVMGMIFTLFTINVSTDMRHHRVRLVFQDSPVHGGRKLRSEQGVQVILDPVHSIRLFDWWHPQYPFSLRA, encoded by the exons ATGGCCCGGGGTCCTGGCCCGCTAACCCGGCCTCGCCCCGACACAGTCGCCATGCCCAAGAGAGGAAAGCGACTCAAGTTCCGGGCCCAAGACGCCTGCTCTGGGCGAG taAAATCTCTTTGTGGCTTGGAAGCCTCCCAGGTTCCTGCAGTAGAAGCTTTCTCTGGGGCTGGTGAGCCCTGTGACATCATTGACAGCAGTGATGAGATTGATGCCCAGGAGGAAAGCATCCATGAAAGAACTGcctccagaaaaaagaaaagcaagaggcaCAAAG aTCTGGATGGGGCTGGAGGAGAAGAGTATCCCATGGATATTTGGCTCTTACTGGCCTCCTATATCCGTCCTGAGGACATTGTGAATTTTTCCCTGATTTGTAAGAATGCCTGGACTGTCACTTGCACTGCTGCCTTTTGGACCAGGTTGTACCGAAG GCACTACACGCTGGATGCCTCTCTGCCTTTGCGCCTGCGACCAGAGTCAATGGAGAAGCTGCGCTGTCTCCGGGCATGTGTGATCCGATCTCTGTACCATATGTATGAGCCATTTGCTGCTCGAATCTCCAAGAATCCAGCCATTCCAGAAAGCACTCCTAGCACATTAAAGAATTCCAAA TGCTTACTTTTCTGGTGCAGAAAGATTGTTGGGAACAGACAGGAGCCAATGTGGGAATTCAACTTCAAGTTCAAAAAGCAG TCCCCTAGATTAAAGAGCAAGTGTATGGGAGGATTGCAGCCTCCCATTCAGTATGAAGATGTTCATACCAACCCAGACCAGGACTGCTGCCTACTGCAGGTCACCACCCTCAATTTCATCTTTATTCCAATTGTCATGGGAATGATATTTACCCTG TTTACTATCAATGTGAGCACGGACATGCGGCATCATCGAGTGAGACTGGTGTTCCAAGATTCTCCTGTCCATGGAGGTCGGAAACTGCGCAGTGAACAGGGTGTGCAAGTCATCCTGGACCCAGTGCACAGCATTCGACTTTTTGACT
- the TMEM183A gene encoding transmembrane protein 183A isoform X1: MARGPGPLTRPRPDTVAMPKRGKRLKFRAQDACSGRVTVADYANSDPAVVRSGRVKKAVANAVQQEVKSLCGLEASQVPAVEAFSGAGEPCDIIDSSDEIDAQEESIHERTASRKKKSKRHKEDLDGAGGEEYPMDIWLLLASYIRPEDIVNFSLICKNAWTVTCTAAFWTRLYRRHYTLDASLPLRLRPESMEKLRCLRACVIRSLYHMYEPFAARISKNPAIPESTPSTLKNSKCLLFWCRKIVGNRQEPMWEFNFKFKKQSPRLKSKCMGGLQPPIQYEDVHTNPDQDCCLLQVTTLNFIFIPIVMGMIFTLFTINVSTDMRHHRVRLVFQDSPVHGGRKLRSEQGVQVILDPVHSIRLFDWWHPQYPFSLRA; the protein is encoded by the exons ATGGCCCGGGGTCCTGGCCCGCTAACCCGGCCTCGCCCCGACACAGTCGCCATGCCCAAGAGAGGAAAGCGACTCAAGTTCCGGGCCCAAGACGCCTGCTCTGGGCGAG TGACTGTGGCGGATTATGCCAACTCGGATCCGGCCGTCGTGAGGTCTGGAAGGGTCAAGAAAGCCGTCGCCAATGCTGTTCAGCAGGAAG taAAATCTCTTTGTGGCTTGGAAGCCTCCCAGGTTCCTGCAGTAGAAGCTTTCTCTGGGGCTGGTGAGCCCTGTGACATCATTGACAGCAGTGATGAGATTGATGCCCAGGAGGAAAGCATCCATGAAAGAACTGcctccagaaaaaagaaaagcaagaggcaCAAAG aagaTCTGGATGGGGCTGGAGGAGAAGAGTATCCCATGGATATTTGGCTCTTACTGGCCTCCTATATCCGTCCTGAGGACATTGTGAATTTTTCCCTGATTTGTAAGAATGCCTGGACTGTCACTTGCACTGCTGCCTTTTGGACCAGGTTGTACCGAAG GCACTACACGCTGGATGCCTCTCTGCCTTTGCGCCTGCGACCAGAGTCAATGGAGAAGCTGCGCTGTCTCCGGGCATGTGTGATCCGATCTCTGTACCATATGTATGAGCCATTTGCTGCTCGAATCTCCAAGAATCCAGCCATTCCAGAAAGCACTCCTAGCACATTAAAGAATTCCAAA TGCTTACTTTTCTGGTGCAGAAAGATTGTTGGGAACAGACAGGAGCCAATGTGGGAATTCAACTTCAAGTTCAAAAAGCAG TCCCCTAGATTAAAGAGCAAGTGTATGGGAGGATTGCAGCCTCCCATTCAGTATGAAGATGTTCATACCAACCCAGACCAGGACTGCTGCCTACTGCAGGTCACCACCCTCAATTTCATCTTTATTCCAATTGTCATGGGAATGATATTTACCCTG TTTACTATCAATGTGAGCACGGACATGCGGCATCATCGAGTGAGACTGGTGTTCCAAGATTCTCCTGTCCATGGAGGTCGGAAACTGCGCAGTGAACAGGGTGTGCAAGTCATCCTGGACCCAGTGCACAGCATTCGACTTTTTGACT
- the TMEM183A gene encoding transmembrane protein 183A isoform X2, whose protein sequence is MARGPGPLTRPRPDTVAMPKRGKRLKFRAQDACSGRVTVADYANSDPAVVRSGRVKKAVANAVQQEVKSLCGLEASQVPAVEAFSGAGEPCDIIDSSDEIDAQEESIHERTASRKKKSKRHKDLDGAGGEEYPMDIWLLLASYIRPEDIVNFSLICKNAWTVTCTAAFWTRLYRRHYTLDASLPLRLRPESMEKLRCLRACVIRSLYHMYEPFAARISKNPAIPESTPSTLKNSKCLLFWCRKIVGNRQEPMWEFNFKFKKQSPRLKSKCMGGLQPPIQYEDVHTNPDQDCCLLQVTTLNFIFIPIVMGMIFTLFTINVSTDMRHHRVRLVFQDSPVHGGRKLRSEQGVQVILDPVHSIRLFDWWHPQYPFSLRA, encoded by the exons ATGGCCCGGGGTCCTGGCCCGCTAACCCGGCCTCGCCCCGACACAGTCGCCATGCCCAAGAGAGGAAAGCGACTCAAGTTCCGGGCCCAAGACGCCTGCTCTGGGCGAG TGACTGTGGCGGATTATGCCAACTCGGATCCGGCCGTCGTGAGGTCTGGAAGGGTCAAGAAAGCCGTCGCCAATGCTGTTCAGCAGGAAG taAAATCTCTTTGTGGCTTGGAAGCCTCCCAGGTTCCTGCAGTAGAAGCTTTCTCTGGGGCTGGTGAGCCCTGTGACATCATTGACAGCAGTGATGAGATTGATGCCCAGGAGGAAAGCATCCATGAAAGAACTGcctccagaaaaaagaaaagcaagaggcaCAAAG aTCTGGATGGGGCTGGAGGAGAAGAGTATCCCATGGATATTTGGCTCTTACTGGCCTCCTATATCCGTCCTGAGGACATTGTGAATTTTTCCCTGATTTGTAAGAATGCCTGGACTGTCACTTGCACTGCTGCCTTTTGGACCAGGTTGTACCGAAG GCACTACACGCTGGATGCCTCTCTGCCTTTGCGCCTGCGACCAGAGTCAATGGAGAAGCTGCGCTGTCTCCGGGCATGTGTGATCCGATCTCTGTACCATATGTATGAGCCATTTGCTGCTCGAATCTCCAAGAATCCAGCCATTCCAGAAAGCACTCCTAGCACATTAAAGAATTCCAAA TGCTTACTTTTCTGGTGCAGAAAGATTGTTGGGAACAGACAGGAGCCAATGTGGGAATTCAACTTCAAGTTCAAAAAGCAG TCCCCTAGATTAAAGAGCAAGTGTATGGGAGGATTGCAGCCTCCCATTCAGTATGAAGATGTTCATACCAACCCAGACCAGGACTGCTGCCTACTGCAGGTCACCACCCTCAATTTCATCTTTATTCCAATTGTCATGGGAATGATATTTACCCTG TTTACTATCAATGTGAGCACGGACATGCGGCATCATCGAGTGAGACTGGTGTTCCAAGATTCTCCTGTCCATGGAGGTCGGAAACTGCGCAGTGAACAGGGTGTGCAAGTCATCCTGGACCCAGTGCACAGCATTCGACTTTTTGACT